Part of the Solidesulfovibrio fructosivorans JJ] genome is shown below.
CTTCTTGCCCCGCTCCACGGCGTGCTGCACGCCGATGTACGAGGAAGAGGCCAGGGAATCGGCCACCTGCTCGCGGTCGGCGAAGCAGGCCGAAGCGGCGCAGGTGTCCGAGCCGCCCTGGATCTCATAGCCCCAGAGCTTGCGCTTGACGTCAAACAGGGCCTGTTTGGTGAAAAAAAAGGGCGCGGCGCTGGCGGTTTCCGTTTCGCTCATGACGGCCTCCCCGCAATTGACGGTTCGTCCGGGAAAAAACCCCGGTCCCCGGCCTTGCCGCAATCATGCCCGAGCCGGCCGGCCTTGACAACGTCTTTTCCCGTTTTTCGGACCGTGCCCGGGGCTTGCGGCCGCGTTACAAGGCGGACTGTTCCCCCACGGTCGCCGCCGGCAGGCTGAAGGTGAACCGGCTGCCCTTGCCCGGAGCGCTTTGCACGTCGATGACCCCGCCATGGGCGAACAGGACCGCCCGCACAAGCGACAGCCCAAGCCCCAACCCCCGCCGGGACCGGCTCTTGTCGGCCCGGTAGAGGCGGTCGAAAATGCGGGGGATGTCGTCGGCGCCGATGCCCTCGCCCGTGTCCGCCACGCAGACCGACACCATTCCGTCGCGCAACCGGCCGGAAAGCTCCACCCGCCCGCCGACCGGGGTGTATTTGACGGCATTGTCCAGCAGATTGGCCAGCACCTGCCGCATGCGGTCCACATCGGCCACCACCGGCAGCGGCCCGGTCGTGTCCACGACCACGGCCACCCCTTTTTCCTCGGCCACATACTGGTACAGCTCGGCCGTCTCCCCGATCAGCGCGGCCATGTCCGCCCGGCCCAGGCGCAGGCGCATGGCCCCGGTCTCGGCCTCGGAGATGTCCATGAGGATGCCGAGCATGGACACCATGCGCCGGGTCTCCTCGGCGCAGTCGAGCAGGGCCTCGCGCAAGGCCTCGGGATCGGTCTTGGCGGCGGCCACCTCCACGGCGGCCAGGGTCCGGGTGGCCGGGGTGCGCAGGTCGTGGGCCACGTTGTCCAGCGCCTCGCGCATGCCGGCAAGCAGCGCCTTGATCTTGTCGAGCATGGCGTTGAACAGCAGCGCCAGCTCGTTGAGTTCGTCATCGGCCCCCACGGCCGGGACGCGGGCGTCCATACGGCCGGTGTCGATGGCCCGCACGGTGTCGATGAGATTCTGGATGGGCTTGAGCACCCGCCTGGCCAGCACGAAGCCGGCGGCCAGGCCGATCAGGGCCACCGGGGCCATGATGCCGGCGAAAATCACCCGGAACTGCCGCAGCAACCGCTCGCGGTCGCTGGCGTCCTTGCCCATGTACACCACGCCGCCGCCGGGAAGCGCCCGCGAGGCCACTTCCAGCAGGGCGGCATCCTTTTTCTGGGGCAGGAAAAACCACTGGATGCCCGCGCCCGGGGAATCGCTCTCGAGCTTTTCCGGCAAGGGCGGCAGATCGCTCGGGGAAAGGTTGAGCAGCCGCTTCCCCTCGGCGTCGACGATGCGCAGGTAATATTCGTCGTAGTCGTAATTCTCGCGCTCGGTGCGCACGAAATCGACCAGACCGTTCAGTCCCTTCTTGAGCCCGATGGAGGCGTATTCGCGCAGTTTCTGGGCCATGGCCACCCGGTCGCCCTGACGCACGGCGTCGGAGAGCAGCGAATAGGCCAGGAGAAACAGGATCAGCGCGCTGGAAATGAAGATCAGGGAATAACGGACGGTCAGACGGACGGTGGTGGAACGGAAAAGCGCCCTACTCTTTGAGGACATACCCGACCCCGCGCAGGGTATGCAGCATCTTCCTGTCCCAGTCCCGGTCGATCTTGTTGCGCAGCCGGCACACCAGCACGTCCACCAGGTTGGTCTGGGGATCGAAATGGTAGTCCCAGACATGCTCCATGATCATGGTCTTGGAGAGCACCTTGCCGGGATTGCGCATGAAATACTCGAGCAGGGCGAATTCGCGCGGCTGGAGCTGCACGGCGGTTTCGCCGCGATGCACCTCCCGGGTGAGCAGGTTCATGGACAGCTCGCCCACGGTCAGCCTGGTGGGTTCGGACACGCTGGAGGAGCGGCGGATAAGCGCCTGGACCCGAGCCAGGAGCTCGGAAAAGGAGAAGGGCTTGGAAATGTAGTCGTCGCTGCCGGTCTCGAGTCCCCGCACCCGGTCCTCGACCGAACGCTTGGCCGACAGGATGATGATGGGCGTGTTGACCTTGCGCCGGCGCAGCTCCTCGATGACCTTGAGGCCGTCGAGGCCGGGCAGCATGACGTCGATGACGGCCACGGCGTAGGGCTCGGTCGCGGCCAGATGCAGCCCGTCCAGCCCGTTCGCGGCATGGTCCACGGCAAACCCGCTTTGGCGCAGGCCTCCGATGATAAACGACGCGATTTTCTCGTCGTCCTCGACGAGCAGAATCCGCATGGGCCGTTTTTCCTTGTCCCGTTCGTCAGCGGACACGGGGCTTGCGCTCCCTTTTCCCGCCCGATCTCTTGGCATGGTGTACATGGTACGGCTCATAAAGGCCAGTGGACGGGAGCGCCACAGATTTCCCCTTATTTTCACATCTGTAATCGCCCGGCAAGGGTGCCGCAACTTACCGGAATATAATGCTTTTCATCTTTCACTCCTGTAATGCTGGCGTAAGTGGCCGGAAAGGGGATCGGGCATAGACCGCATGTGTCGACTCGGGAGACACATCGCCCGGTCGACGCGGGAGCACCGGCCCACGTGGGGCCCGCCTCGTCGGCTGGGGGGGATTCGCCAGATTCGAACACCGCCTAAGGAGCGTCACCATGAAAAAGATCATTGTTTTCACCGTCATTTCCTG
Proteins encoded:
- a CDS encoding sensor histidine kinase; amino-acid sequence: MSSKSRALFRSTTVRLTVRYSLIFISSALILFLLAYSLLSDAVRQGDRVAMAQKLREYASIGLKKGLNGLVDFVRTERENYDYDEYYLRIVDAEGKRLLNLSPSDLPPLPEKLESDSPGAGIQWFFLPQKKDAALLEVASRALPGGGVVYMGKDASDRERLLRQFRVIFAGIMAPVALIGLAAGFVLARRVLKPIQNLIDTVRAIDTGRMDARVPAVGADDELNELALLFNAMLDKIKALLAGMREALDNVAHDLRTPATRTLAAVEVAAAKTDPEALREALLDCAEETRRMVSMLGILMDISEAETGAMRLRLGRADMAALIGETAELYQYVAEEKGVAVVVDTTGPLPVVADVDRMRQVLANLLDNAVKYTPVGGRVELSGRLRDGMVSVCVADTGEGIGADDIPRIFDRLYRADKSRSRRGLGLGLSLVRAVLFAHGGVIDVQSAPGKGSRFTFSLPAATVGEQSAL
- a CDS encoding response regulator translates to MRILLVEDDEKIASFIIGGLRQSGFAVDHAANGLDGLHLAATEPYAVAVIDVMLPGLDGLKVIEELRRRKVNTPIIILSAKRSVEDRVRGLETGSDDYISKPFSFSELLARVQALIRRSSSVSEPTRLTVGELSMNLLTREVHRGETAVQLQPREFALLEYFMRNPGKVLSKTMIMEHVWDYHFDPQTNLVDVLVCRLRNKIDRDWDRKMLHTLRGVGYVLKE